The proteins below come from a single Saccharophagus degradans 2-40 genomic window:
- a CDS encoding HNH endonuclease, whose product MTLIESVQPTLDKLKKRIEKEGLRDLTHLDYDRYLNTSLWSKIKHWIYERDGHTCRICSSEGRFIEMDVHHRSYDLDVLEGRNEEMLVTLCRRCHTLIEQYPDGRRRHDLQEKDVEYFRLIEIHTNMCRSGIPLNLSSKLTSRSINIALWHDQNEALIFTSLESLLFHYSMVVYHANREAIRIPMPFGRDRFHQKSGARFFDRADGKVLMSIRMVNGEALIKISSSTVVPFQDTLAEVIADSVWKPTSSL is encoded by the coding sequence GTGACTCTCATTGAATCCGTTCAACCTACGCTGGATAAGCTCAAGAAGCGGATTGAGAAAGAGGGCTTAAGGGATCTTACGCACCTTGATTATGACCGATATCTTAATACTTCATTATGGAGCAAAATTAAGCATTGGATCTATGAGCGAGATGGCCACACTTGCAGGATTTGCTCTTCGGAGGGACGGTTTATTGAAATGGACGTTCACCATAGGAGCTATGATCTGGATGTCTTGGAAGGACGAAATGAAGAAATGCTTGTGACACTCTGCAGGCGATGTCACACATTGATTGAGCAGTATCCAGATGGACGCCGGCGGCATGATTTGCAAGAAAAGGACGTCGAGTACTTTCGGCTAATCGAAATCCACACCAATATGTGTAGATCCGGTATTCCTTTAAATCTTTCATCTAAATTAACGAGTCGATCCATCAATATTGCTCTTTGGCATGATCAAAATGAGGCCCTGATATTCACCTCTTTAGAATCTCTTTTATTTCACTACTCCATGGTGGTGTACCACGCTAATCGAGAAGCTATTCGAATTCCAATGCCATTTGGACGAGATCGTTTTCATCAGAAATCTGGAGCCAGGTTTTTTGATCGGGCCGATGGCAAGGTGCTAATGTCGATACGAATGGTAAATGGTGAAGCCTTAATCAAAATATCATCGAGTACCGTGGTTCCGTTTCAGGATACATTAGCTGAGGTTATCGCCGATAGCGTATGGAAACCCACGTCTAGCCTGTAG